CACGGTTGCATCACGCCATGCTGGAGCTCGGGCACCCCGGAGGTATCGACTGCACGGTCTACGATGACGACACCGTCAGCGAGACCAACGTCGGTCGGCAGGGGTTCTATCCCGTGGATGTCGGCCAGCACAAGGCCACACTGATCGTGAACCGGCTGAACAACCTGATGGGCACTCGCTGGGAAGCGCGGACCCGCAGGATAGGCAGCGGCGACCGATTGGTGTGTGACCTGGTGATCGGCTGCGTTGATACGCGGGCTGCACGCAAGGGAATCCTCGGTGCGATGCAACGCGGTACGGGTGGCTACTATCTCGACTGCGGCAATGAGTCGGACAGTGGCCAGGTGATCCTGGGTCAGGTACGCGGCAAAGCGGCGGTGCGGCTTCCGCATGTAGGGGATCTGTTTCCGGAGCTACTGGACCCGAAAGGGGACAAGGCCGACACGGCGCCGTCCTGCTCAATGGCCGACGCATTGCAAAAGCAGTCGCTGGTCATCAATCAGGCGATCGCGGTGCAGGCCTACAACTTGTTGTGGACGTTGTTCCGAACCGGGACGCTGCAGTACCACGGCGCCTTCGTCAATCTCACGTCAGGGCGCACGAGTGCGCTGCCGATCGACCCGGCGGCATGGGAGCGCTTCAGCTACAAGCCTGGCGCATCCAAGGCTAAGGCTAACCGCAAGCCCCAATCCGTTTGAACAGCCACTCCCATTGCGGGAGTGGCTTTTTTCTTTGGAGCGCTCGTTGCGGGATGTCATGCCTGGCTGCTACTATGGCGCCACACCTCGCGCCGCTGGCGCATCGACACGTGGCACTCGCCACACAATGTTTTTCAACCCGTTGGGGCACTTGCCCTGGCGGAGTGCTCCAACTTCCTCGGAGCACTCCAATGCCTCAAATCACTCTCTCCCGTACGCAAGTCGCAACGCTCGTCGCCTTCTGTGACGCAGCAGGCTCGGACCAGTTCTTCATCGCGAAGGACCACGGCGCGTATGTTGGCTATAGCACGGGCCCGACGCCGGACAAGCAGTGCCTGTTCTATTTCAAGGGCTGCAATCCTGCGAAGGACGCAGATTTCTACGAGAACGCGCAACGGGGTTTCGGCGGCGATGACTTCGGTGAGCATCTGCGGTTGGTCGACCTGCGCAAGGCGCTGGAGGACCCGGCCACACAGAGAGTTCGCATCACGGTCACGTCCCGGTCTATCAACTTGGAGGCCTTTCGCTGAAGGTTGCCGACGGTCGAAGTCGCTGTTAATATTTCTGCACCTACCGCGTCTCAGACGCATCGACACTTCCGGTTGTATAGCCGGACAGCTTTTTCTTCTCCCACCTACGGGCCACCCTGCCCGTAGGCATGTTGGCCCTATTTTCATTGAGGCCATCATGTTCAAGCGTATCGTTTCGCTTTTCCTTTGCTCGGTCATGTTCACCGGCTGCGCAGTCCAGCAGACGTCTCCGAATGCTTATCGCAGTTCGGAAGCTATGCGCACCGGCTCCGTGGAAATCGTCACTGTCGTCCGTGTCCGCCAGGTCACGATCGTCGACAGTGATGGCTACACGTCTGCCAATAGCGGCGTCCCCGGTATCGTTGGGGCGGTCGTGGGTGGTCTGCTCGGCGCCCGCGTGATTGGCGGCGGCAATG
The sequence above is a segment of the Cupriavidus sp. EM10 genome. Coding sequences within it:
- a CDS encoding PRTRC system ThiF family protein; amino-acid sequence: MTFEHRIPAAMTTHAWKVAVVGAGGTGSALLPNLARLHHAMLELGHPGGIDCTVYDDDTVSETNVGRQGFYPVDVGQHKATLIVNRLNNLMGTRWEARTRRIGSGDRLVCDLVIGCVDTRAARKGILGAMQRGTGGYYLDCGNESDSGQVILGQVRGKAAVRLPHVGDLFPELLDPKGDKADTAPSCSMADALQKQSLVINQAIAVQAYNLLWTLFRTGTLQYHGAFVNLTSGRTSALPIDPAAWERFSYKPGASKAKANRKPQSV
- a CDS encoding DUF3085 domain-containing protein, yielding MPQITLSRTQVATLVAFCDAAGSDQFFIAKDHGAYVGYSTGPTPDKQCLFYFKGCNPAKDADFYENAQRGFGGDDFGEHLRLVDLRKALEDPATQRVRITVTSRSINLEAFR
- a CDS encoding glycine zipper 2TM domain-containing protein; this encodes MFKRIVSLFLCSVMFTGCAVQQTSPNAYRSSEAMRTGSVEIVTVVRVRQVTIVDSDGYTSANSGVPGIVGAVVGGLLGARVIGGGNGRYIAGAMSGTVSAVAAQAVASHMNRRTGLEVIVRKENGSQVAVTQDADQQFVTGQQLYLVASGAGYRLTR